From the Solanum stenotomum isolate F172 chromosome 4, ASM1918654v1, whole genome shotgun sequence genome, one window contains:
- the LOC125862995 gene encoding mediator of RNA polymerase II transcription subunit 20a-like, translated as MPIKWILHWQPNAGTTINSQILIEVANCAESINGVKEGRWKNTFTFYKPILKEQANASEFPQNFLGVSLEEQPDKFYMAISRQRLVVEAESSMQTIMENLQSYRMKLAVNCEGLQYRLGDFRLRVGKVVPINSENLRGVVMEMEYLPISSWETSHLIMSEFFEIWKETLGKRSLPGHFVHVEPIFSEFGLSDQYTSQHTVVQYASILAQMTATSQSSQATRN; from the exons ATGCCGATCAAATG GATTTTGCATTGGCAGCCAAATGCAGGAACAACAATCAATAGTCAAATACTGATAGAAGTAGCTAATTGTGCTGAGAGCATTAATGGTGTTAAAGAAGGAAGATGGAAAAATACTTTTACCTTTTATAAGCCCATACTCAAAG AACAAGCAAATGCATCGGAATTTCCCCAAAATTTTTTGGGGGTTTCACTTGAAGAACAACCCGACAAGTTTTACATGGCAATTAGTAGGCAACGACTGGTTGTGGAAGCAGAGTCATCAATGCAGACGATAATGGAGAACTTACAATCTTACAGAATGAAGCTTGCTGTTAATTGTGAG GGTCTTCAGTATCGACTTGGTGACTTCCGGCTTCGAGTAGGCAAAGTTGTTCCAATAAATTCTGAGAACTTGAGGGGAGTAGTTATGGAG ATGGAGTATCTTCCGATTTCCTCATGGGAAACATCACATCTAATTATGAGTGAATTCTTCGAGATATGGAAGGAAACTCTTGGAAAAAGATCATTACCGGGTCATTTTGTGCATGTTGAACCAATTTTTTCAGAGTTTGGCCTCTCTGATCAATACACTTCACAACACACAGTTGTACAATATGCTAGCATCTTGGCTCAAATGACAGCAACATCTCAATCATCACAAGCAACTAGAAATTAG